In a genomic window of Pseudomonas mohnii:
- a CDS encoding TIGR02285 family protein translates to MTRRRSHNCAKTEPSELKRLLARSIKHCLPLNRRVLFALVSMWLISGLTLLPMLAQAGESLVWLKRDLPPLFIFEGPDKNQGVIDQLLRQLIAGMPQYQHSVKKVNRARGLQMLRESALTCDAALNWSKERDNWIAFSVPVFRAMSNGLAVRRGDREVLTPFIKDGEVDLAALLAKGSVTLGIIAERNYGEFIDALLKQAPPQALTLHYGNDALGSLLQMQRLGRLHLLLGYRPEIRYQAQRQGIDEDELQFYPIRGTGKYLSGYIGCTDTPQGRQAIIEINQLLHNLPRDDLSEAYAAWLDPESRSEYLQASKVFFEQQAGH, encoded by the coding sequence ATGACGCGTCGCAGATCGCACAACTGCGCAAAGACGGAGCCATCTGAGCTGAAGCGTCTGTTGGCGCGGTCAATCAAGCACTGCCTGCCACTCAACAGGCGGGTGTTGTTTGCGTTGGTGAGCATGTGGCTGATCAGCGGACTGACCTTGTTGCCGATGCTGGCACAAGCCGGGGAATCCCTGGTCTGGCTGAAGCGGGACCTGCCGCCACTGTTTATTTTCGAAGGACCGGACAAGAATCAGGGAGTCATCGATCAGCTGTTGCGGCAGCTAATCGCCGGCATGCCCCAGTACCAGCACAGCGTAAAGAAAGTCAATCGTGCCCGCGGACTGCAAATGCTCCGTGAATCGGCGCTCACGTGCGATGCAGCGCTGAATTGGAGCAAGGAGCGCGATAACTGGATCGCGTTTTCCGTTCCGGTCTTCCGCGCCATGAGCAATGGCTTGGCCGTGCGCCGTGGCGATCGGGAGGTGTTGACGCCTTTCATCAAGGATGGAGAGGTGGATCTGGCGGCCCTGCTGGCCAAGGGCAGCGTAACGCTGGGGATTATTGCCGAACGCAACTACGGCGAGTTTATCGATGCACTGCTCAAACAAGCCCCCCCTCAAGCACTGACACTGCACTACGGTAACGACGCGCTGGGTAGCCTGCTTCAGATGCAACGCCTGGGGCGCCTGCACCTGTTGCTGGGCTACCGACCGGAGATTCGCTACCAGGCTCAGCGACAAGGGATCGACGAGGATGAATTGCAGTTCTATCCGATTCGCGGCACCGGCAAGTACCTGTCTGGCTACATCGGCTGTACCGACACGCCCCAAGGCCGACAGGCAATCATCGAGATCAATCAACTACTGCATAACCTGCCTCGCGATGACCTGAGCGAGGCCTACGCCGCCTGGCTCGACCCGGAAAGTCGCAGCGAGTATCTGCAGGCGTCCAAGGTATTTTTTGAGCAGCAGGCCGGGCACTGA
- a CDS encoding DUF3509 domain-containing protein, with amino-acid sequence MESISLLLGEALSPYQVTLTPSGIHGECRVSLTNTMGAVVVERKFNQAQLSDRRLLTDVVDGLHRDVLIAEGRLEPCVIAALRHAAQDKLLARRN; translated from the coding sequence ATGGAAAGTATCAGTCTCTTGCTCGGTGAGGCTCTGAGCCCGTACCAGGTGACACTGACCCCGTCGGGTATTCATGGTGAATGCCGGGTGTCATTGACGAATACGATGGGGGCGGTAGTGGTCGAACGCAAGTTCAACCAGGCCCAATTGAGCGATAGGCGTCTGCTCACGGATGTGGTCGACGGTTTGCATCGCGATGTGCTGATTGCGGAAGGACGGCTGGAGCCCTGTGTCATTGCGGCATTGCGCCATGCAGCTCAAGACAAGTTACTGGCCCGCCGGAATTGA
- the thrC gene encoding threonine synthase, with product MRYISTRGQAPALNFEDVLLAGLATDGGLYVPENLPRFTQEEIASWAGLPYHELAFRVMRPFVTGSIPDADFKKILEETYGVFAHSAVAPLRQLNGNEWVLELFHGPTLAFKDFALQLLGRLLDYVLEKRGERVVIVGATSGDTGSAAIEGCKHCENVDIFILHPHNRVSEVQRRQMTTIFGENIHNIAIEGNFDDCQEMVKASFADQGFLKGTRLVAVNSINWARIMAQIVYYFYAALQLGGPARSVSFSVPTGNFGDIFAGYLARNMGLPINQLIVATNRNDILHRFMSGNQYVKETLHATLSPSMDIMVSSNFERLLFDLHGRNGAAIAGLMDSFKQGGGFSVEQERWTEARKLFDSLAVDDAQTCETIAEVYEQTGEVLDPHTAIGVKAARECRRSLDIPMVILGTAHPVKFPDAVEKAGVGKALELPAHLSDLFERDERCTVLPNDLKAVQAFVSQHGNRGKPL from the coding sequence AGATCGCTTCCTGGGCCGGCCTGCCCTATCACGAGCTGGCGTTCCGGGTCATGCGCCCGTTCGTCACCGGCAGCATTCCGGACGCCGATTTCAAAAAGATTCTTGAAGAGACCTACGGCGTATTTGCCCACAGCGCCGTTGCACCGCTGCGTCAGTTGAATGGCAATGAGTGGGTGCTGGAGCTGTTCCACGGCCCTACCCTGGCGTTCAAGGACTTCGCCCTGCAACTGCTCGGTCGCCTGCTCGACTACGTGCTGGAAAAGCGCGGCGAGCGCGTGGTGATCGTCGGTGCGACTTCCGGTGATACCGGTTCGGCCGCCATCGAAGGCTGCAAGCACTGCGAAAACGTCGATATCTTCATCCTGCACCCGCACAATCGCGTATCGGAAGTGCAGCGTCGGCAGATGACCACCATCTTCGGCGAGAACATCCACAACATCGCGATCGAAGGCAACTTCGATGACTGCCAGGAAATGGTCAAGGCGAGCTTCGCCGACCAGGGCTTCCTCAAGGGCACTCGCCTGGTGGCAGTGAACTCGATCAACTGGGCGCGGATCATGGCCCAGATCGTTTACTACTTCTACGCGGCGCTTCAATTGGGTGGCCCGGCGCGTTCGGTGTCGTTCTCGGTCCCGACCGGCAACTTCGGCGACATTTTTGCCGGCTACCTGGCGCGCAACATGGGTCTGCCGATCAACCAGTTGATCGTCGCCACCAACCGCAACGACATCCTGCACCGCTTCATGAGCGGCAATCAGTACGTCAAGGAAACCCTGCACGCCACCCTGTCGCCTTCCATGGACATCATGGTGTCCTCGAACTTCGAGCGTCTGCTGTTCGACCTGCACGGTCGCAACGGCGCGGCGATCGCCGGGTTGATGGACAGCTTCAAGCAAGGTGGCGGTTTCAGCGTCGAGCAGGAGCGCTGGACCGAAGCACGCAAACTGTTCGATTCGCTGGCAGTGGATGATGCACAAACCTGCGAAACCATCGCCGAAGTCTATGAGCAGACCGGTGAAGTGCTGGATCCGCACACCGCCATCGGCGTGAAGGCCGCGCGGGAATGCCGTCGTAGCCTGGATATTCCGATGGTGATCCTGGGCACCGCCCACCCGGTCAAATTCCCGGACGCCGTGGAAAAAGCCGGTGTAGGAAAAGCACTCGAACTCCCCGCACATCTTTCTGATTTGTTTGAGCGAGATGAGCGGTGCACCGTGTTGCCGAATGACTTGAAAGCCGTACAGGCCTTTGTCAGTCAGCATGGCAACCGTGGCAAGCCTTTGTAA